A stretch of Synechococcus sp. MIT S9220 DNA encodes these proteins:
- the hrpB gene encoding ATP-dependent helicase HrpB, protein MGSFPIDGLLPELCARLHSSGTLILQAPPGAGKTTRVPLALMGELVDAPRAEGRILLIEPRRLAAKAAATRLAESIGEPVGKRVGYSVRNEQQRSDATTIEAITDGLFLRRLQSQPDLPGVAVVIFDEFHERRRDSDVALALLREARRLLRPDLKLLLMSATLQLEALSAQFDAADTLTSQGKAFPVETRHCPPRNKEQLETHVLRALEEELIELEQGRHTGDTPPGVLVFLPGLREIERCRQKLMGVQHLQNWQVLTLHGQLSLKLQTEILRSCDQRWQGRIVLSTSIAESSLTLDGIRLVVDAGLNRHTRFDPGTGMEGLVTVPASVASADQRRGRAGRQGPGRCVRLWSAADEQRRPAQDPPELQRADPQPTVLDLAQWGAGLGEELDWLEPPPKPLFQEGQQQLKQLKLLTDQGRITAIGQQVAAFGMHPRLGLMLIQARRWGLEALACDLAALLSERDLPGSRDHGCDIGHRLQRLRDTARSNRHDGLGSMRQQSRQWQRQLRGIKPPETPLALNDPEDLAVARLIATAFPEWLALARPERPGAFLLRQGRGALLPTSDPLCSAEALAIARLDLKERDARIRLAVPISRRYLEDIASEQGEWHEKVVWNDKQQGLRAERVLNLGAIELQRQQLPRPSADLVSHALLQHLRDHGLNPLPWTERCEQLRRRLQIAHIHLGGPWPNRTLQELQRAPELWIKEASLSCRSWQDLNSDDLIEALWSDLSWAQRRELDTLLPERLRIPSGRDARVTYGDDDAVLSVKLQEMFGSSQGPILLNGALPVTLELLSPAGRPLQRTKDLAGFWAGSYDDVRREMRGRYPKHPWPESPMTAAPTSKSKKWS, encoded by the coding sequence TTGGGTTCCTTTCCCATTGATGGTCTTCTGCCTGAGCTCTGCGCTCGACTCCACAGCTCAGGAACGCTGATCCTTCAGGCACCACCTGGAGCAGGCAAGACCACCCGAGTTCCTCTGGCATTGATGGGAGAACTCGTTGACGCTCCGCGAGCTGAGGGACGCATCCTGCTGATTGAGCCGCGACGACTGGCGGCCAAAGCGGCAGCAACACGACTGGCTGAGTCCATCGGCGAACCAGTGGGCAAACGCGTGGGGTACTCAGTCCGCAACGAACAGCAACGCTCAGACGCCACGACCATCGAAGCCATCACTGACGGGCTGTTCCTGCGGCGTCTTCAGTCACAGCCCGACCTACCTGGGGTGGCAGTTGTGATCTTCGATGAATTCCACGAGCGCCGCCGCGACAGTGACGTGGCCCTTGCACTACTGCGAGAAGCCAGACGCCTGCTGAGGCCGGATCTCAAGCTGCTGCTGATGTCAGCGACCCTCCAGCTCGAGGCGCTGAGTGCTCAATTCGATGCTGCTGACACGCTCACCAGTCAGGGAAAAGCGTTCCCGGTGGAGACACGCCACTGCCCGCCTCGCAACAAAGAGCAGCTTGAAACGCATGTGCTCAGGGCGCTTGAGGAGGAATTGATCGAGCTCGAACAGGGTCGGCACACGGGAGACACTCCCCCTGGGGTGCTCGTCTTTCTCCCCGGTCTGCGTGAGATCGAACGGTGCAGGCAGAAGCTCATGGGAGTGCAGCATCTGCAGAACTGGCAGGTGCTGACACTGCATGGCCAGCTCTCCCTCAAACTTCAGACCGAAATCCTCAGGTCCTGCGACCAGCGCTGGCAGGGACGCATTGTGCTGTCGACATCCATCGCGGAAAGCTCTCTCACCCTGGATGGCATACGCCTTGTGGTGGACGCAGGATTGAATCGCCACACGCGTTTTGATCCAGGCACCGGCATGGAGGGGTTGGTGACCGTGCCAGCCAGCGTTGCCAGCGCGGATCAGAGGCGGGGACGAGCCGGTCGGCAGGGACCCGGACGCTGCGTGCGCCTTTGGTCAGCGGCTGACGAGCAACGCCGACCAGCCCAAGACCCTCCGGAACTGCAACGGGCCGATCCACAACCCACCGTTCTTGACCTGGCGCAGTGGGGTGCTGGTCTGGGAGAAGAGCTCGACTGGCTGGAGCCACCACCAAAACCACTGTTCCAGGAAGGGCAGCAACAGCTAAAGCAGCTAAAACTGCTGACGGATCAGGGGCGGATCACAGCCATTGGCCAACAAGTGGCAGCGTTCGGCATGCACCCAAGGCTGGGGCTGATGTTGATCCAAGCGAGGCGTTGGGGACTTGAAGCACTGGCCTGCGATCTGGCTGCGCTACTGAGTGAACGGGATCTCCCCGGAAGCCGGGATCATGGATGTGACATCGGCCATCGTCTGCAGCGGCTGAGAGACACAGCGCGCTCCAATCGACACGACGGCCTCGGCAGCATGCGCCAGCAGAGCCGGCAGTGGCAAAGACAGCTGCGTGGGATCAAGCCACCAGAGACGCCGTTGGCCTTGAACGACCCAGAGGACCTCGCTGTCGCCCGGCTGATCGCCACGGCATTCCCCGAGTGGCTTGCCCTGGCTCGACCAGAACGACCAGGAGCATTCCTGCTGCGACAGGGTCGTGGCGCTCTACTGCCAACATCAGACCCCTTGTGCAGCGCCGAGGCCCTGGCCATCGCCCGACTTGATCTCAAGGAGCGCGATGCACGCATTCGCCTGGCAGTGCCCATCAGCCGTCGTTATCTCGAAGACATCGCCTCTGAACAGGGGGAGTGGCACGAAAAGGTCGTGTGGAACGACAAACAGCAGGGACTCCGCGCTGAGCGAGTGCTGAACCTTGGTGCGATCGAATTGCAGCGCCAGCAGCTGCCCCGCCCCTCGGCCGATCTGGTGAGCCATGCGTTGCTGCAGCACCTTCGCGACCATGGCCTCAACCCTCTCCCTTGGACTGAACGCTGCGAACAGCTGCGTCGGCGCCTTCAGATCGCCCACATCCACCTGGGAGGGCCATGGCCCAATCGCACACTCCAAGAACTGCAGAGAGCACCTGAGCTCTGGATCAAAGAGGCCAGCCTGAGCTGCAGGAGCTGGCAAGACCTGAACAGCGACGACCTGATCGAAGCGTTGTGGAGTGATCTCAGCTGGGCACAGCGACGGGAACTGGACACCTTGCTTCCCGAGCGGCTGAGGATTCCGAGCGGCAGAGACGCCAGAGTGACTTACGGAGATGACGACGCCGTGCTGTCGGTGAAGCTGCAAGAAATGTTCGGCAGCAGCCAGGGACCGATCCTTCTGAACGGAGCATTGCCGGTGACCCTTGAACTGCTGTCCCCAGCTGGCCGTCCCTTGCAGCGCACCAAGGACCTTGCGGGCTTCTGGGCCGGCAGCTACGACGACGTGCGTCGTGAGATGCGCGGCCGGTACCCGAAACACCCGTGGCCGGAATCACCGATGACAGCTGCTCCCACTAGCAAGTCAAAGAAGTGGTCGTAA
- a CDS encoding chlorophyll a/b-binding protein: MSDNATRFGFVNFAETWNGRLAMMGFVIGLGTELLTGQGILSQIGLG; this comes from the coding sequence ATGTCTGACAACGCAACCCGCTTCGGCTTCGTCAACTTTGCTGAAACCTGGAATGGCCGCCTGGCCATGATGGGCTTCGTCATCGGCCTGGGTACCGAGCTGCTCACCGGCCAGGGCATCCTGTCCCAGATCGGCCTCGGTTGA
- the xseA gene encoding exodeoxyribonuclease VII large subunit, whose amino-acid sequence MIANAIPSYSVKELNSAVGSLLERGFAPRFLVQGSASRPQVKKGHLWMNLTDGEATITVVCWASRLNQLDYVPADGDGITVVGKLNFWAARASLAVQAIDIRPSLSTVERRFEAVKALLASEGLIDPAARRQLPLVPTRIALLTSVPSSALADMLRTARERWPLAELLIVPIPVQGSVAPQICAALEQLNQVQPQLKLDALVLARGGGSREDLMVFDDEQVCRAIASFCCPVVTGLGHEDDLTVADLVADHRAATPTAAIVSLFPSRDSALQTVRQQRLQLVQQQQWRFKRERERLRQKHQLLQSVQPQTVLQRSRLQLDQRQQLLKALSPDRWLRRGFAKVMQLNGTVLESVSEAKPNDDLVIQLRDGQIGVTVQSVQANIGSP is encoded by the coding sequence TTGATCGCTAACGCTATCCCCAGCTACTCCGTCAAGGAGCTCAACAGCGCTGTCGGCTCACTGCTCGAGCGTGGTTTCGCCCCCCGTTTTCTGGTCCAGGGCAGTGCATCACGACCCCAGGTCAAAAAGGGACATCTCTGGATGAACCTCACCGATGGGGAGGCCACCATCACGGTGGTCTGCTGGGCCTCACGGTTAAACCAGCTCGATTACGTGCCGGCGGACGGAGACGGCATCACGGTGGTGGGAAAGCTGAATTTCTGGGCGGCACGAGCCAGTCTCGCCGTACAGGCCATCGACATCCGCCCGAGTCTCTCCACCGTGGAGCGACGCTTTGAAGCTGTCAAAGCGCTGCTGGCATCAGAAGGGTTGATTGATCCAGCAGCTCGAAGACAGCTGCCGTTAGTCCCAACTCGAATTGCGCTGTTAACGAGCGTGCCCAGTTCAGCCTTGGCGGACATGCTGAGAACAGCCAGAGAGCGATGGCCACTGGCCGAGCTGCTGATTGTTCCAATCCCAGTTCAGGGCTCCGTCGCTCCACAAATCTGCGCAGCACTGGAGCAACTCAACCAGGTGCAACCTCAGTTGAAGCTGGATGCTCTGGTTCTGGCCAGAGGAGGAGGAAGCCGAGAGGATCTCATGGTGTTCGACGACGAACAGGTCTGTCGTGCCATTGCCTCTTTCTGCTGTCCGGTCGTGACAGGTCTGGGGCACGAAGACGACCTCACCGTGGCCGATCTGGTGGCGGATCACCGAGCTGCCACCCCCACCGCGGCGATCGTCAGCCTCTTTCCGAGTCGAGACTCAGCCTTGCAAACAGTCCGGCAGCAACGTTTGCAGTTGGTTCAACAACAACAATGGCGTTTCAAACGAGAACGAGAGCGGCTGCGGCAGAAGCATCAACTGCTGCAAAGTGTTCAGCCACAAACTGTGCTGCAGCGCAGTCGACTGCAGTTGGATCAACGCCAGCAACTACTGAAGGCCCTCTCACCAGATCGCTGGTTGAGGCGAGGTTTTGCCAAGGTGATGCAGCTCAACGGCACAGTGCTGGAGTCGGTGAGTGAAGCCAAGCCCAATGACGATCTGGTGATTCAGCTTCGAGATGGGCAGATCGGCGTGACTGTCCAATCCGTTCAGGCCAACATTGGATCCCCTTGA
- the xseB gene encoding exodeoxyribonuclease VII small subunit, producing the protein MPKKSQTIKNDPQATWRKQAEALNYEEALQALDLLLARLQDEALPLSELQSSYQRAEIYLNRCEQLLSQTEQNILQLNQETLTTETFEQRNDA; encoded by the coding sequence ATGCCGAAAAAATCCCAAACGATCAAGAACGATCCACAGGCGACTTGGCGCAAGCAAGCTGAAGCACTGAACTATGAGGAGGCGCTTCAGGCTCTCGACCTGCTCCTAGCAAGACTTCAGGATGAAGCTCTACCGTTATCCGAACTTCAGAGCAGTTATCAACGAGCAGAGATTTATCTGAATCGATGTGAACAACTCCTCAGCCAAACAGAACAGAATATTCTTCAACTCAATCAAGAAACATTGACCACTGAGACCTTTGAGCAGCGGAATGATGCGTAG
- a CDS encoding DUF2834 domain-containing protein, with product MRSVLIWSYMFLAVLGAVLPWQANLEFMQTGTGSGFDLSGFIRDANLTAASRSLSRDLIIGATAFTIWITIEGRRLQVKRWWVSLLLCVTVSFACGGPFFLHLRERRLVELEKENQPIDPMPE from the coding sequence ATGCGTAGTGTTCTGATCTGGAGCTATATGTTTCTGGCCGTGCTGGGTGCCGTCTTGCCCTGGCAAGCCAATCTGGAATTCATGCAGACGGGAACGGGCTCAGGCTTCGATCTCAGTGGCTTCATCAGGGATGCCAATCTGACTGCAGCGTCACGATCCCTCAGCCGCGATCTGATCATCGGCGCCACGGCATTCACCATCTGGATCACCATTGAAGGGCGCCGTTTGCAGGTCAAACGCTGGTGGGTCTCCTTGCTGCTCTGCGTAACCGTGTCGTTTGCCTGCGGTGGACCCTTCTTTCTGCATTTGCGTGAACGCCGTCTTGTGGAGCTTGAAAAAGAGAATCAACCGATCGATCCAATGCCTGAGTGA
- a CDS encoding YihY/virulence factor BrkB family protein: MAEMLSIRQICRSLWRACLRWASFDCVDLSAAFAYYTLQSIFPILLISLSLASWLLGRQPNLDDQILIYVGGVLPPPAVEIIRQTLQQLVSQGFGAGLLGAAVLLVTAGNVYLTLQRGADRLWRDVLQPLPDVLPLGAQAYRFVRVRIEAFFVVILIGLLIVVDQISVNLRMAPAAFVDELARSLPWLTDIFPDLPVLQFGRLLIPFLGFSGMALLLQFLLPSRKVPFVPLIPGSLLIGFLLTILNLAVSRSVLSLGSRFQAYGVIGGVLVLTLWIWMVGVVIYFGQCWSVELANMRMKKGGDPFFPVVPD; encoded by the coding sequence ATGGCGGAGATGCTGTCGATTCGTCAAATTTGCCGCTCTCTTTGGAGGGCTTGTCTGCGTTGGGCGTCTTTTGATTGTGTTGATCTCAGTGCCGCTTTCGCTTACTACACACTTCAGTCAATCTTCCCGATTCTGCTGATTTCATTGTCTTTGGCGTCCTGGCTTCTGGGACGGCAGCCGAACCTTGATGATCAAATTCTGATCTATGTCGGCGGTGTACTTCCGCCTCCTGCGGTTGAGATCATTCGCCAAACTCTTCAGCAACTTGTTTCCCAGGGATTTGGTGCTGGCCTCCTTGGTGCAGCCGTTTTGTTGGTCACTGCTGGCAATGTTTATTTGACATTGCAGCGTGGAGCTGACCGTTTATGGCGTGATGTGTTGCAGCCATTGCCTGATGTATTGCCGCTTGGAGCTCAGGCTTATCGCTTTGTGCGGGTGAGAATCGAAGCCTTTTTCGTTGTGATTTTGATAGGCCTTCTCATCGTTGTTGATCAAATCAGCGTCAATCTGCGAATGGCACCGGCGGCGTTTGTTGATGAGCTGGCTCGCTCCTTGCCCTGGCTAACTGATATTTTTCCTGATTTGCCTGTGCTTCAGTTTGGTCGATTGTTGATTCCTTTTCTGGGTTTCTCAGGCATGGCTTTGTTGTTGCAGTTCTTGCTTCCAAGTCGAAAAGTTCCTTTTGTGCCATTGATTCCTGGCTCCTTACTGATCGGGTTTTTGCTGACAATCCTCAATCTTGCTGTCAGTCGAAGTGTTTTGTCACTGGGGTCTCGATTTCAAGCCTATGGCGTTATCGGCGGAGTCCTTGTGTTGACATTGTGGATCTGGATGGTTGGCGTTGTGATTTATTTCGGACAGTGCTGGAGTGTGGAGCTGGCCAATATGCGTATGAAGAAGGGCGGTGATCCGTTCTTTCCTGTCGTTCCAGATTGA
- a CDS encoding inositol monophosphatase family protein has translation MVADRQRQDFGNIVSDTKADGSLITACDRWSDEALVNGLSALAPAEFTLSEEGEKACPSSSAFWVVDPLDGTTNFAAGIPYWAISVARFVDGRPTEAFLDIPSLRQRIVAIRGRGAWRNGKALSPETRLQSGSTCVSLCSRAIRVLQRRHQDPFPGKIRLLGVASLNLVSVAMGQTVAALEATPKIWDLAAAWLVLSELGCPLQWLDHDPAALTPGQDLSDVSFPVIAASSQAELERLRPWGESLLLP, from the coding sequence ATGGTCGCAGATCGGCAAAGACAGGATTTCGGAAACATCGTTTCCGATACCAAGGCAGATGGATCCTTGATCACCGCTTGTGACCGATGGAGCGATGAGGCGTTGGTCAATGGTCTCTCTGCACTGGCTCCCGCTGAATTCACCCTCAGTGAGGAGGGAGAGAAAGCATGTCCATCTTCCTCTGCCTTCTGGGTCGTAGATCCTCTCGACGGCACCACCAATTTCGCTGCCGGAATCCCTTATTGGGCGATTTCTGTGGCTCGTTTTGTCGACGGCCGACCGACTGAGGCTTTTCTGGACATCCCCTCTCTGCGTCAACGGATTGTGGCGATTCGCGGGCGAGGAGCCTGGCGCAACGGCAAAGCTCTTTCTCCAGAGACTCGTCTTCAGTCAGGCAGTACCTGTGTTTCGCTCTGTAGTCGAGCAATTCGGGTGCTGCAACGCCGGCATCAGGATCCTTTCCCCGGAAAAATTCGCTTGCTTGGTGTTGCCAGCCTGAATCTGGTCAGCGTCGCCATGGGACAGACCGTTGCAGCCCTGGAGGCCACACCCAAGATCTGGGATCTGGCAGCAGCCTGGCTGGTTCTCAGCGAATTGGGCTGTCCCCTGCAATGGCTTGATCACGATCCGGCGGCGCTGACGCCTGGACAAGATCTTTCCGATGTCAGTTTTCCTGTGATCGCAGCGAGTTCGCAGGCTGAACTTGAGCGTCTCAGGCCCTGGGGAGAGTCGTTGCTGCTTCCCTGA
- a CDS encoding TolC family protein, whose product MRRTAASLFLIAGFAPFHLAGVASAQESLEASSDNGAALIDQSTLPTAIELKGSRPQADPSVLPPAATTLPDTLDSLNASPSLALPNQPGQVRIRELRPLTLAEVEQLAEVNNPGLKAVALQVQQAKSSLRAAIASWYPTLNLTANGLPQYLAGEQQSFASGQSGTLTKSKISTANFAAQLNWNLIDPGRVPEIASARDTFEKSRDSYLIALRDLRLSAATAYYDLQRYDEQVNVGKQSVAASLISLRDARARYQAGVATKLEVLEAETQLARDQDILTGNLNFQARSRRDLARITDLPQDVTPTAASPSRVVGIWQPSLQESIVAAYAFREELDQIILDISINNSNANAALSGVQPVLSIFNNFNAQRFQGQARAVPPVNTDAYGWTADNTVGLAATWNIFDGGRARAQYRRNKQAADASAYEFADQRGKIRLQVEQSFYDLRDNQQAIRTTSREVLSQREALRLARLRFQAGVATQREVVDNQRDLTRAQLRYVDALVDYNITIAELRRYTGLDEVASCPRLDLPAEKSQSLSIEEFPIEPTPLIPACQASLLGS is encoded by the coding sequence GTGCGCCGGACAGCTGCAAGCCTTTTTCTGATTGCAGGCTTTGCGCCCTTTCATCTCGCTGGAGTTGCTTCCGCTCAAGAGTCTTTGGAAGCGTCCTCAGACAACGGTGCTGCTCTGATCGATCAGAGCACTCTGCCGACGGCCATTGAACTGAAGGGATCCAGGCCTCAGGCAGACCCCTCAGTTTTGCCTCCAGCAGCAACAACACTGCCGGACACCCTCGATTCACTGAACGCATCACCGAGCCTTGCTCTGCCCAATCAGCCGGGTCAGGTGCGCATTCGAGAGCTCAGACCGCTCACGCTCGCTGAAGTTGAACAGCTGGCTGAAGTCAACAATCCAGGGTTGAAAGCTGTGGCTCTCCAGGTTCAGCAGGCTAAGTCGAGCTTGAGAGCAGCGATCGCCAGTTGGTATCCAACTCTCAATCTCACCGCTAACGGTCTGCCTCAATACCTGGCTGGTGAACAGCAATCTTTCGCTTCTGGGCAGAGCGGAACCCTCACTAAAAGTAAAATTTCCACGGCCAATTTCGCTGCTCAGCTGAATTGGAATTTAATTGATCCTGGCCGTGTTCCTGAGATTGCCTCAGCACGCGATACTTTTGAGAAATCTCGAGACTCTTACCTCATCGCTCTCAGAGATCTTCGCCTATCTGCGGCGACTGCCTATTACGATCTCCAGCGCTATGACGAACAGGTGAATGTTGGTAAGCAGTCTGTGGCTGCTTCTCTAATTAGCTTGCGAGATGCACGGGCTCGTTATCAGGCAGGAGTCGCAACCAAGCTCGAAGTGCTTGAAGCTGAAACTCAACTTGCTCGAGACCAAGATATTCTGACCGGTAATCTTAATTTCCAGGCCCGATCCCGTCGGGACTTGGCAAGGATTACTGATTTGCCGCAGGATGTAACTCCGACTGCCGCTTCGCCCTCACGAGTTGTTGGGATTTGGCAGCCATCACTTCAGGAAAGTATCGTTGCGGCCTATGCCTTCCGAGAAGAGCTCGATCAAATTATTCTTGATATTTCAATTAATAATAGCAATGCAAATGCTGCTTTGTCTGGTGTGCAGCCAGTCCTAAGTATCTTTAATAATTTTAATGCACAGAGATTCCAGGGTCAGGCCAGAGCTGTCCCTCCCGTTAATACTGATGCCTACGGTTGGACCGCTGACAATACCGTCGGTCTTGCGGCAACTTGGAATATTTTTGATGGGGGACGCGCTCGTGCTCAGTATCGACGAAACAAGCAGGCTGCCGATGCAAGTGCTTATGAATTTGCCGATCAACGTGGAAAAATTCGCCTTCAAGTTGAGCAAAGCTTCTACGATCTACGAGACAACCAACAAGCAATCCGTACAACTTCTCGAGAAGTGTTATCTCAGCGAGAAGCGTTGCGTCTCGCCAGGCTTCGATTCCAGGCAGGTGTAGCGACGCAGCGTGAGGTGGTTGATAATCAGAGGGATCTCACAAGAGCTCAGCTTCGTTATGTTGACGCTCTTGTTGATTACAACATCACCATTGCCGAGTTGAGGAGGTATACCGGACTGGATGAGGTTGCGTCCTGTCCGCGTTTGGATTTACCCGCCGAAAAATCTCAATCATTATCGATAGAAGAGTTTCCGATCGAGCCAACTCCGCTTATACCCGCCTGCCAAGCTTCTCTGCTGGGATCTTGA
- a CDS encoding TIGR03279 family radical SAM protein translates to MWNEPSAGVAVTALDPASPSRQPEPAVVASVESGSIGEELGFEPGDQLLSINGVRPRDLIDYRYLIVEEELTLEIRDSAGELHCVELEKDADDGLGLGFTEALFDGLRQCTNRCPFCFIDQQPPGHRDSLYLKDDDYRLSFLYGSYLTLTNLSDADWERIEQQRLTPLFVSVHATDPDLRSTLLENPRAGKLLQQLEWFAQRKLQIHAQVVVCPGLNDGDALVNTLCDLARFAGVEWPAVLSAAVVPVGLTRFRPPGDGLRAVTPEDASRVIDAVEPLQSEFQGRFGSRFVWLSDEWYLIAGRPLPPRVSYEDLPQQENGVGTIRAFLESLDEATESLPERVVAPLRSSWVVGRLVDKALETVTERLNGIEGVCLQMHGLPSPYWGQDQVVTGLLTGQDLLDGLKDQDLGDQLLLPSVMLRQGQPVFLDDMTLDQVQAQLPVPIRIVHGAADIVAAVLGDLEKTT, encoded by the coding sequence GTGTGGAATGAGCCTTCCGCAGGAGTTGCTGTCACGGCTCTGGATCCTGCAAGCCCCTCACGACAGCCAGAACCTGCGGTTGTGGCTTCAGTCGAGTCAGGTTCCATTGGAGAGGAACTGGGATTTGAACCAGGAGATCAGCTGCTCAGCATCAATGGAGTCCGTCCCCGAGATCTCATTGATTACCGCTACCTCATTGTTGAGGAGGAGCTGACGCTTGAGATTCGTGACAGCGCCGGTGAGCTGCATTGCGTCGAGTTGGAGAAGGATGCCGACGATGGTTTGGGGCTTGGTTTCACCGAAGCTCTCTTTGATGGCCTTCGTCAATGCACCAACCGTTGCCCCTTCTGCTTTATCGACCAGCAGCCGCCTGGCCATCGAGACAGTCTTTACCTCAAAGATGACGATTATCGACTCAGCTTTCTTTACGGCTCCTATCTCACTCTCACCAACCTGAGTGATGCCGATTGGGAGCGGATTGAGCAGCAACGGCTGACACCGCTTTTCGTGTCAGTGCATGCAACAGACCCCGATCTGCGCTCCACTCTTCTCGAGAATCCACGAGCAGGAAAGCTGCTGCAGCAGCTGGAGTGGTTTGCGCAGCGCAAGTTGCAGATTCATGCGCAGGTGGTGGTGTGTCCAGGTCTCAATGACGGTGATGCACTCGTCAACACCCTGTGCGATCTCGCTCGTTTTGCAGGTGTTGAGTGGCCTGCTGTGCTTTCAGCGGCAGTGGTGCCGGTGGGCCTGACACGCTTCCGACCGCCTGGTGATGGGTTGCGGGCCGTCACCCCTGAAGATGCCTCGAGGGTGATTGATGCAGTGGAACCGCTGCAGTCGGAGTTCCAAGGGCGTTTCGGCAGTCGTTTTGTTTGGCTGTCGGATGAGTGGTATCTGATTGCGGGTCGTCCCCTTCCCCCTCGCGTCAGCTACGAGGATCTCCCTCAGCAAGAAAATGGTGTGGGAACGATCCGGGCGTTCCTCGAGTCGCTGGATGAGGCCACGGAATCATTGCCAGAGCGTGTTGTTGCGCCGCTGCGCAGCAGCTGGGTGGTGGGTCGTCTCGTCGATAAGGCTCTGGAGACCGTCACTGAGCGCCTCAACGGGATTGAAGGCGTCTGCCTGCAGATGCATGGTCTTCCTAGTCCCTACTGGGGACAGGATCAGGTGGTCACCGGTCTGTTGACTGGTCAGGATTTGCTGGATGGCCTCAAGGATCAGGACCTGGGGGATCAGTTGCTGTTGCCATCAGTGATGTTGCGGCAGGGCCAGCCTGTATTCCTCGATGACATGACTTTGGACCAGGTTCAGGCACAACTTCCTGTCCCGATTCGGATTGTTCATGGAGCAGCTGACATCGTGGCTGCAGTGCTCGGTGATCTAGAAAAAACCACCTAA
- a CDS encoding undecaprenyl-diphosphate phosphatase, producing the protein MSSDVGPGDSVFKLVFRTPDVSEPGLLEAIWRNIVLGVVQGLTEFLPISSTAHLKVVPALAGWQDPGVSATAVIQLGSIVAVIGYFRDDLVGVWKGISAALRRGQWREPEARLGIAMAIGTVPILVVGLGIKLFWPGYETSPLRSEPVIAVVSIVMALLLALAEKLGPRLKRLDQVQGRDGLVVGLAQVLALIPGVSRSGSTLTASLFDSWKRPDAARFSFLLGIPAITLAGLVQLKDAFSEPSAGGPLPLLIGIVSAAVVSWLAIDWLLKYLQRHSTWIFVIYRLLFGVLLLVWWSAAGPN; encoded by the coding sequence ATGTCATCGGACGTTGGGCCTGGCGATAGCGTCTTCAAACTTGTGTTCAGGACGCCAGACGTGTCAGAACCCGGACTGCTCGAGGCCATCTGGAGAAATATCGTCCTGGGAGTTGTTCAGGGGCTGACTGAGTTTCTGCCGATCAGCAGCACGGCCCATCTGAAGGTGGTGCCCGCTCTAGCCGGCTGGCAGGACCCCGGTGTGTCGGCCACAGCGGTGATCCAGCTGGGCAGCATCGTTGCGGTGATCGGATACTTCCGCGACGACCTTGTGGGGGTTTGGAAGGGCATCAGCGCTGCCTTGCGGAGAGGTCAGTGGCGTGAGCCGGAAGCCCGCCTGGGGATTGCAATGGCCATTGGCACCGTGCCGATCCTGGTGGTGGGGCTTGGCATCAAATTGTTCTGGCCTGGTTATGAGACGTCTCCTCTGCGCAGCGAACCGGTGATCGCCGTCGTTTCGATTGTGATGGCGTTGCTACTCGCCCTGGCAGAGAAGCTTGGCCCGCGCCTCAAGCGACTCGATCAGGTGCAAGGGCGTGATGGCCTGGTGGTGGGTCTGGCGCAGGTGCTCGCTCTGATCCCTGGGGTATCCAGATCAGGAAGCACGCTCACCGCCTCGCTGTTCGACAGCTGGAAGCGTCCGGATGCGGCCCGATTTTCATTTCTGCTGGGGATTCCAGCCATCACCCTGGCTGGTTTGGTGCAATTGAAAGATGCATTCAGCGAGCCCAGCGCCGGTGGTCCGCTCCCTCTGTTGATTGGAATTGTGTCTGCAGCAGTGGTCTCCTGGCTGGCCATCGACTGGCTGTTGAAATACCTGCAACGTCACAGCACCTGGATTTTTGTGATCTACCGACTCCTTTTCGGAGTGTTACTGCTGGTCTGGTGGTCCGCCGCCGGCCCAAACTGA